The following are encoded in a window of Telmatobacter sp. DSM 110680 genomic DNA:
- a CDS encoding protein-glutamate O-methyltransferase CheR produces the protein MAHVHTAEEEELSSRDFGRLRELIYTETGICLSPEKKTMVEVRLKRRLRTLNMATYTQYCDFVFGREGMREELVFLINVITTNKTDFFREPQHFEFLTRTALPELAVNSRSLVIWSAGCSSGEEPYTLAMLLSEYAEAHPGFRFRILASDISTEVLEKAEMGIYSSECVTPVPLTLKRKYLLRSRDSQSPRVRVTPELRRLIDFRHLNLMESDYMLAQKVDAIFCRNVLIYFDRATQENILCKLVDNLTPSGYLFVGHSETLHDMDLPVVPVAPALYRKAHAPPRT, from the coding sequence TTGGCTCACGTTCATACCGCTGAGGAAGAAGAGCTCTCTTCACGGGACTTTGGGCGCCTGCGGGAACTCATCTATACCGAAACGGGCATCTGCCTGAGCCCGGAGAAGAAAACCATGGTCGAGGTCCGCCTGAAGCGACGGTTGCGGACCTTAAACATGGCGACCTACACCCAGTACTGCGATTTCGTTTTTGGCCGCGAGGGTATGAGGGAAGAACTGGTCTTCCTCATCAACGTCATTACGACCAACAAAACCGACTTCTTTCGTGAACCTCAGCATTTCGAATTCCTCACTCGCACCGCATTACCAGAGCTGGCAGTGAATAGCCGCTCATTGGTCATATGGAGTGCAGGTTGCTCCAGCGGTGAAGAGCCCTACACCCTGGCCATGTTGCTTAGCGAATATGCTGAAGCGCATCCCGGATTTCGCTTCCGCATTCTAGCCTCGGACATCTCAACCGAAGTGCTGGAAAAGGCAGAGATGGGTATCTACTCATCGGAGTGCGTTACCCCCGTTCCACTCACTCTTAAACGCAAATACCTGTTGCGCAGCCGCGATTCTCAATCACCGCGCGTGCGCGTCACGCCAGAACTGCGCAGACTTATCGACTTCCGCCACCTCAACCTCATGGAGTCGGACTACATGCTGGCGCAAAAAGTCGACGCCATCTTCTGCCGCAATGTTCTCATCTACTTCGATCGCGCCACGCAGGAAAACATCTTGTGCAAGCTTGTCGACAACCTCACTCCCTCGGGCTACTTGTTCGTCGGCCACTCCGAGACTCTGCACGATATGGATCTGCCCGTCGTTCCCGTGGCTCCCGCGCTCTACCGGAAAGCTCATGCGCCGCCTCGCACCTGA
- a CDS encoding methyl-accepting chemotaxis protein → MSTTLVSEGRKLHSVGNGHAKNGKHIAPHNDREALLNEIMRLVDASKEGRLTERGRATIFNGPDRELIQGVNEILDAILLPIAEGNRILAQISAGKIDELITQTYKGDHEKMKVAVNNLAEVVQALQKGFKRLVQSAMDGNLADRGHAELFKGAFAEIVNDLNGILDAILLPIGEGNRILAQISEGNIDELVAKTYKGDHEKMKIAVNNVAIVLQGLQKEMTRLTQASHEGQLSERGKPEQFVGAYAGIVRGVNEMLDAILLPISEGNRVLAQISDGKIDEVITQTYKGDHEKMKVAINNVAQVLQTLEKMLMRLTEAAKAGQLSQRANPDTVQGAYADIVRGVNALLDAVIGPLNVSARYVDLIAKGDMPPAITENYNGDFNTIKNNLNMLIGAMNEITGAAEQVAGGNLTVVLKERCGQDKLMQALVAMVSGLTRTVSEIRSIAGEVASASQSISTASVQVSKGASSQAAAAEEASSSMEEMVSNIKQNADNAQQTDKIANKSAKDAQESGKSVLEAVAAMKEIANKISIIEEIARQTNLLALNAAIEAARAGEHGKGFAVVAAEVRKLAERSQKAAAEINQLSSTTLRVSEKSGEMLDKLVPDIQRTAELVQEISAASKEQDTGAEQINKALQQLEQVIQQNASAAEEMASTTEELTGQSEQLVSALSFFHTGDEDEGPSHRPPSKSSKLRPSPVHAVLKPTSHTTATGSKNGVALRMKDRQDDSDGEFERY, encoded by the coding sequence ATGTCAACCACTCTGGTGAGCGAAGGCCGCAAGCTACATAGCGTTGGAAACGGCCACGCAAAAAATGGCAAACATATTGCCCCACACAACGACCGCGAAGCGTTACTCAACGAAATCATGCGCCTGGTGGATGCCTCCAAGGAAGGCCGACTGACCGAGAGAGGCCGCGCCACCATCTTCAACGGCCCTGATCGAGAGTTGATTCAGGGCGTCAACGAAATCCTGGACGCGATCCTTCTCCCGATCGCTGAAGGCAATCGTATTCTGGCGCAGATCTCGGCGGGCAAGATCGACGAATTGATTACCCAGACCTACAAAGGTGACCACGAGAAAATGAAGGTTGCTGTCAACAACCTTGCTGAGGTCGTTCAGGCATTGCAGAAGGGGTTTAAACGGCTCGTGCAATCTGCGATGGATGGCAATCTGGCCGATCGGGGGCACGCTGAGTTATTCAAAGGGGCATTCGCCGAGATTGTTAATGATCTAAATGGCATATTGGACGCGATCCTTCTCCCGATCGGTGAAGGGAACCGCATCCTTGCCCAGATTTCCGAGGGCAATATCGATGAGCTCGTCGCTAAGACTTACAAGGGCGACCACGAAAAGATGAAGATCGCGGTCAACAATGTGGCCATCGTGCTGCAAGGTCTGCAGAAGGAAATGACGCGACTCACGCAGGCTTCGCATGAAGGCCAACTCAGCGAACGCGGCAAGCCCGAACAGTTCGTCGGCGCCTATGCCGGGATTGTCCGGGGCGTGAATGAAATGCTTGATGCCATACTTCTGCCTATCAGCGAGGGAAATCGCGTGCTCGCGCAGATTTCCGATGGGAAGATCGATGAGGTGATTACCCAGACCTATAAGGGCGATCACGAGAAAATGAAGGTGGCCATCAACAACGTTGCCCAGGTTCTGCAGACTCTCGAAAAGATGCTGATGCGTCTCACAGAAGCTGCCAAAGCGGGGCAGCTTTCCCAACGGGCTAATCCAGATACAGTGCAGGGTGCTTACGCGGATATCGTTCGCGGCGTCAATGCACTTCTCGATGCCGTGATCGGCCCGCTGAATGTCTCGGCCCGCTATGTCGACCTGATTGCCAAGGGCGACATGCCACCGGCGATTACCGAAAATTACAACGGCGACTTCAACACCATCAAGAACAATCTCAACATGTTAATCGGCGCAATGAACGAAATCACCGGCGCCGCCGAGCAGGTTGCTGGCGGGAACCTGACCGTGGTCCTGAAGGAGCGCTGTGGGCAGGACAAGCTGATGCAGGCTCTGGTCGCCATGGTCAGCGGATTGACGCGCACGGTCTCTGAAATCCGCTCGATCGCGGGAGAAGTAGCATCCGCCAGCCAGTCCATCTCAACTGCGTCAGTACAAGTGTCCAAGGGCGCAAGTTCTCAGGCTGCAGCCGCGGAAGAAGCCTCTTCTTCGATGGAAGAGATGGTTTCCAACATCAAGCAAAACGCCGATAACGCCCAACAGACCGACAAGATTGCCAACAAGAGCGCCAAGGATGCGCAGGAAAGTGGCAAGAGCGTACTCGAAGCCGTCGCTGCCATGAAGGAGATTGCCAACAAGATCTCGATCATTGAAGAGATCGCGCGCCAGACCAATCTCCTGGCTCTGAATGCAGCCATTGAAGCAGCTCGTGCCGGCGAGCATGGCAAGGGATTCGCTGTGGTTGCCGCCGAGGTCCGTAAGCTGGCTGAACGCAGTCAAAAAGCTGCCGCCGAGATCAATCAACTCTCCAGCACAACCCTGCGCGTCAGCGAAAAATCCGGTGAGATGCTCGACAAACTGGTTCCCGATATTCAGCGCACCGCTGAACTGGTCCAGGAAATCTCCGCAGCCAGCAAGGAACAGGATACAGGCGCCGAGCAGATCAACAAAGCTCTGCAACAACTTGAGCAGGTGATCCAGCAGAACGCCTCCGCAGCCGAAGAAATGGCTTCAACCACCGAAGAACTTACTGGGCAGTCCGAGCAACTAGTCAGCGCGCTTTCGTTCTTCCATACAGGCGACGAGGACGAAGGACCGTCACACCGGCCGCCTTCGAAATCATCAAAACTACGACCGTCACCCGTTCATGCCGTACTAAAGCCGACGAGCCATACGACCGCGACGGGTTCCAAAAATGGCGTGGCACTTCGGATGAAAGACAGGCAGGACGATTCTGACGGAGAGTTTGAACGGTACTGA
- a CDS encoding chemotaxis response regulator protein-glutamate methylesterase, which yields MAAKKIRVLVVDDSAVVRQALSNLLSSDPAIEVMGTASDPFVAADRIAEEIPDVITLDIEMPRMDGLTFLKMIMTQHPVAVVICSSLADEGAQSTLRALEYGAVDIITKPRLGTRQYLEDSRTSICDIVKAAAGARLGRRCVEHLVQPKLTADVILPQATRAMDETTEKVIVVGASTGGTEALKSLLETLPPDAPGIVIVQHMPELFTRAFANRLDGLCAITVKEAETNDTVLRGRALIAPGNHHMLLRRSGARYFVEIKDGPLVCRHRPSVDVLFRSAARYAGPNAVGVILTGMGDDGARGMLEMKHAGAFNIAQDEASSVVFGMPKEAIKLDGVHKVLPLVHIPVAILKHGA from the coding sequence ATGGCCGCAAAGAAGATCCGGGTACTGGTGGTCGACGATTCAGCAGTAGTCCGCCAGGCACTCAGCAACTTGTTGTCTAGTGATCCCGCTATCGAAGTTATGGGCACTGCTTCGGATCCCTTTGTCGCGGCCGATCGCATCGCCGAAGAAATTCCCGATGTCATCACGCTCGATATTGAGATGCCGCGCATGGACGGCCTGACATTTCTTAAAATGATCATGACTCAGCATCCGGTTGCGGTCGTGATCTGTTCGAGCCTCGCGGATGAAGGGGCACAGAGCACCTTGCGCGCGCTCGAATATGGCGCTGTCGATATCATCACCAAGCCCCGCCTGGGAACCCGGCAGTATCTTGAAGATTCGCGCACCTCTATTTGCGATATCGTGAAAGCGGCTGCCGGTGCGCGGCTAGGGAGGCGGTGCGTTGAACATCTCGTTCAGCCCAAGCTAACCGCCGACGTGATTCTGCCGCAGGCCACGCGCGCCATGGATGAGACTACTGAGAAAGTGATCGTCGTCGGCGCATCGACGGGCGGCACCGAAGCTTTGAAGTCCCTGCTCGAAACCCTGCCTCCCGACGCTCCTGGCATCGTGATCGTTCAGCATATGCCGGAACTCTTCACCCGTGCATTCGCAAACCGCCTCGACGGCCTATGTGCCATTACTGTCAAAGAAGCAGAAACCAACGACACCGTCTTGCGCGGTCGGGCCCTTATCGCACCGGGCAATCATCACATGCTGCTTCGTCGCAGCGGCGCGCGCTACTTCGTCGAGATCAAGGATGGTCCGCTCGTCTGCCGGCATCGGCCCTCCGTCGATGTCTTGTTTCGCTCTGCCGCGCGCTATGCTGGCCCCAATGCCGTTGGCGTCATCCTCACCGGCATGGGCGACGATGGAGCACGCGGCATGCTTGAGATGAAACATGCCGGAGCCTTCAACATCGCGCAAGATGAAGCCAGTTCCGTTGTCTTCGGCATGCCCAAGGAGGCGATCAAACTCGATGGAGTCCACAAGGTGCTGCCGCTCGTTCACATTCCTGTCGCCATCCTCAAGCACGGCGCCTGA
- a CDS encoding chemotaxis protein CheW, with amino-acid sequence MSVNEITETRQYLTFKLGNEIFATDVAKVREVLDLTAITQIPRTPDFMAGVINLRGSVVPVVDLRLCFEMTRTVSTRNTCIVVVEVMLDDEPTVIGALADSVEEVIDLEPDQIQPAPRIGTQIRVDFIKGMGKRDNNFIMILDIDRVFSADELTAFHAQEKPPTEAVAA; translated from the coding sequence ATGAGCGTGAATGAAATCACGGAGACGCGCCAGTACCTGACCTTCAAACTCGGTAACGAGATCTTTGCCACCGATGTGGCCAAGGTGAGGGAGGTTCTGGATTTAACGGCAATTACCCAGATCCCGCGCACACCTGATTTTATGGCGGGCGTTATCAACCTGCGCGGGAGCGTCGTCCCGGTCGTCGACCTGCGGCTGTGTTTCGAGATGACCCGGACGGTGAGTACGCGCAACACCTGCATCGTAGTTGTCGAGGTGATGCTCGACGATGAGCCAACGGTGATCGGAGCGCTGGCCGATTCAGTCGAAGAGGTAATCGACCTCGAGCCGGATCAGATTCAGCCTGCACCCCGCATTGGTACCCAGATCCGCGTCGACTTTATCAAGGGCATGGGCAAACGCGATAACAACTTCATCATGATCCTTGACATCGACCGCGTATTCTCGGCCGACGAACTCACCGCATTCCACGCTCAGGAAAAACCGCCAACCGAAGCCGTAGCGGCGTAA
- a CDS encoding BlaI/MecI/CopY family transcriptional regulator produces the protein MPPKKSNTLTEAELRLMKILWRRGESAVTDLVSAIPEGETLAYNSVLTTIRILEQKGYVEHRQDGRAFVYRAVVEEQEAGRSEVKHMLSRFFGNSREQLLLTLLGDEDISRDELDRLKAAIRDAAPDVTAPEAVKEV, from the coding sequence ATGCCTCCCAAGAAATCAAACACGTTAACCGAAGCCGAGCTGAGGCTGATGAAGATCCTCTGGCGGCGCGGCGAATCCGCAGTGACCGACTTGGTGTCGGCAATCCCCGAGGGGGAGACGCTGGCTTATAACTCGGTGCTGACGACGATCCGGATCCTGGAGCAAAAGGGGTACGTGGAGCATCGGCAGGATGGACGCGCATTCGTATATCGGGCGGTAGTTGAGGAGCAAGAGGCAGGTCGGAGTGAAGTGAAGCACATGTTGAGCCGGTTTTTCGGCAACTCCCGGGAGCAACTGCTGTTAACACTGTTGGGCGATGAAGATATTTCTCGCGATGAGCTTGACCGGTTGAAGGCAGCGATTCGTGATGCAGCCCCTGACGTGACAGCACCCGAAGCGGTGAAAGAGGTCTAG
- a CDS encoding trypsin-like peptidase domain-containing protein has product MTASTNSLVTKVKKFGMPIGAAAAVLLGGAFLVGHTAHAAATLSGGLPMDDNSVSSLVALDNAVEAVAARVTPAVVNVAVTAKLTGQDAESEDDGQDSGGQIPQGAIPPEFRRFFGPMGRGQNPQAQIEHGIGSGIIISPDGYIVTNNHVVDGATQVRVTLNDRRVFNAKVVGVDKLNDLAVIKINANNLTTVAWGDSTKLHPGQTVLAFGSPFGYFQFSVTRGIVSALDRPNPYSDDARKPGDFIQTDAAINPGNSGGPLVNARGELVGINTFIITNNGAFAGAGFAIPSQIVRATAEAIIKDGAVHHGYLGISMNDVTPDNSNFFNLPDATGAIVSNVTPDSPASRAGLKSGDVLRELNGSKIRNGSQLQVAVSQTAPGNEIKLGILRDGKPETLTLKVGEYKGEKQVAENDGEGSQQHGKLGLSLGDLTPDMRQQLNIPSNVQGAAVASVRPASPAEDAGLTPGDVIQEVNRKSVKNAQEFANDVHAVPAGKDILLLVWSHGGASYRVVHPAQSNQNGE; this is encoded by the coding sequence ATGACTGCATCAACTAATTCATTAGTAACAAAGGTAAAGAAGTTTGGAATGCCGATCGGGGCCGCAGCCGCGGTCCTGCTCGGTGGCGCGTTTCTGGTCGGACATACGGCCCATGCGGCGGCGACTCTGAGCGGCGGCTTACCGATGGATGACAACAGCGTGTCTTCGCTGGTGGCATTGGATAACGCAGTGGAAGCGGTAGCGGCGCGCGTAACGCCGGCGGTTGTGAATGTGGCGGTCACCGCCAAGCTGACCGGACAGGATGCGGAGAGCGAGGATGACGGTCAGGATTCCGGCGGGCAGATTCCGCAGGGTGCGATTCCTCCGGAGTTTCGTCGGTTTTTCGGGCCGATGGGGCGCGGGCAGAATCCGCAAGCGCAGATCGAGCATGGAATCGGCAGTGGCATCATCATCTCTCCCGACGGCTACATCGTGACCAATAACCACGTCGTGGATGGAGCCACTCAGGTGCGGGTGACGCTGAATGACCGTCGCGTGTTCAATGCGAAGGTGGTAGGCGTAGACAAACTGAACGACCTGGCGGTGATTAAAATCAACGCCAACAATCTGACCACGGTCGCGTGGGGCGATTCGACGAAGCTGCATCCTGGGCAAACAGTGCTGGCATTCGGCAGCCCGTTTGGCTACTTCCAGTTTTCAGTGACGCGTGGAATCGTGAGCGCGCTCGATCGGCCGAATCCTTATTCGGATGATGCGCGCAAGCCGGGCGACTTTATTCAAACGGATGCGGCGATCAATCCCGGCAACTCGGGCGGGCCGTTGGTGAATGCACGCGGCGAGCTGGTGGGCATCAATACCTTCATCATCACCAACAATGGAGCATTCGCGGGCGCAGGCTTCGCGATTCCTTCGCAGATTGTGCGGGCGACTGCCGAGGCCATCATCAAAGACGGCGCGGTGCACCACGGGTATCTCGGCATCAGCATGAACGACGTGACGCCGGACAACTCGAACTTCTTTAACTTGCCGGATGCGACGGGTGCGATTGTCAGCAACGTAACGCCAGACTCGCCGGCAAGTCGCGCTGGACTAAAGAGCGGCGACGTGCTGCGCGAACTGAATGGCAGCAAGATCAGGAACGGCAGCCAACTGCAGGTGGCAGTTAGCCAGACTGCTCCTGGAAACGAGATCAAGCTGGGCATTCTTCGCGATGGCAAGCCGGAGACTTTGACCCTGAAGGTTGGCGAGTACAAGGGTGAGAAGCAGGTTGCGGAAAACGACGGCGAGGGGTCGCAGCAGCACGGAAAACTGGGCCTTTCGCTTGGCGATCTGACACCTGATATGCGTCAGCAGCTGAATATCCCGTCTAACGTGCAGGGAGCAGCAGTCGCCAGCGTCCGTCCCGCGAGCCCGGCCGAAGACGCCGGCCTTACACCGGGCGATGTGATCCAGGAAGTGAACCGCAAATCTGTCAAGAACGCGCAGGAATTTGCCAATGATGTGCACGCTGTTCCGGCGGGAAAGGACATCCTGCTGCTGGTGTGGTCGCATGGAGGCGCGAGCTATCGTGTAGTACATCCAGCACAGAGCAATCAGAACGGTGAGTAA
- a CDS encoding M56 family metallopeptidase yields the protein MAAFFGDLEMMAPAIWAGVASAWEGFARAMGTTLVTSLWQGGVIACVLEICLRVMPRISAAQRFAIWAAGFGAAAGLPLMGLMHFAAGSEPDVAGSVVAGNSVGPFLRLDARWGLVIAGLWVAASALRAASLVVHSMRLRRLWKTARPADVSSTLTAALKNVRGGGVTICTTDILNRPSVIGFLAPRILIPAWLIGRLTPDELEQIVLHEAEHLRRGDDWTNLVQKLWLVAFPLNPAMAWMEHRLCQQREMACDEGVVRITNAPRAYAACLASLAERGLERRTRHAEALSLGAWHRRSELVDRVQGILLKKRNLTGVAAGALLGAVGCTLVAGSVEMARAPQLVAFVPEQRNLAMTQARQRQMREMLTRESAEAKLSLPAGFHAVQTKAIVPESDRPQAAMRHEAKKCATAVRKSEAITPPNSQQMAKAEAIGDRVNSGDEQQWVVLAAWQEVRTVSRTSISDYDTAATTEEAAANGQPQPSQNGGNATGKATSELPNQTSNYTVTQLILRVVPANSKSTQPVTGLVRGGWFVFQL from the coding sequence GTGGCAGCATTTTTCGGCGATCTCGAGATGATGGCTCCGGCGATTTGGGCGGGAGTCGCTTCTGCGTGGGAGGGATTCGCGCGGGCAATGGGTACGACGTTGGTGACCTCACTATGGCAGGGCGGGGTGATTGCATGCGTGCTGGAGATTTGCCTGCGGGTGATGCCTCGGATTTCCGCGGCACAGCGGTTTGCGATTTGGGCAGCCGGATTTGGTGCGGCGGCTGGATTGCCGTTGATGGGGCTGATGCATTTCGCAGCGGGAAGTGAACCTGATGTCGCGGGTTCGGTCGTTGCTGGAAATTCGGTTGGACCATTTCTGCGACTGGATGCGCGATGGGGATTGGTGATTGCGGGGCTCTGGGTGGCGGCGTCTGCATTGCGGGCTGCGAGCCTGGTGGTGCACTCGATGCGGCTGCGGCGGTTGTGGAAGACTGCGCGGCCAGCGGACGTTAGTTCGACGCTGACGGCAGCGCTGAAGAACGTACGCGGCGGGGGGGTGACGATCTGCACTACCGACATCTTGAACCGGCCGAGCGTGATCGGCTTTCTGGCACCGCGAATTCTGATTCCGGCATGGCTGATCGGGCGATTGACGCCGGACGAGCTGGAGCAGATCGTGTTGCACGAAGCCGAGCATCTTCGCCGCGGCGATGATTGGACCAACCTTGTGCAGAAACTCTGGCTGGTGGCATTCCCGCTGAACCCGGCAATGGCGTGGATGGAACATCGGCTCTGCCAGCAACGTGAGATGGCATGCGACGAGGGCGTGGTTCGAATTACGAATGCGCCGCGAGCGTACGCTGCGTGCCTGGCGAGCCTGGCCGAGCGCGGTCTCGAAAGACGTACTCGGCATGCTGAGGCATTGTCGCTTGGCGCATGGCATCGGCGGTCGGAACTCGTCGATCGGGTGCAGGGGATTCTTCTAAAAAAGCGCAACTTGACCGGAGTTGCAGCGGGAGCACTGCTGGGTGCCGTCGGTTGCACGCTAGTGGCCGGATCGGTGGAGATGGCTCGGGCACCACAGTTGGTGGCGTTTGTTCCGGAGCAAAGAAACCTGGCAATGACGCAAGCGCGGCAGCGGCAGATGAGAGAGATGCTTACGCGCGAAAGTGCGGAGGCAAAGCTGAGTTTGCCGGCGGGGTTCCACGCGGTGCAGACGAAGGCTATCGTACCGGAGAGTGATCGACCGCAAGCAGCGATGCGGCACGAAGCGAAGAAATGCGCTACCGCGGTAAGGAAATCAGAGGCGATCACTCCGCCCAATTCGCAGCAAATGGCGAAAGCGGAGGCAATTGGCGATCGCGTAAATTCCGGCGACGAGCAGCAGTGGGTGGTTCTGGCAGCGTGGCAGGAAGTGCGAACTGTCAGCCGCACGTCGATTTCGGATTACGACACGGCTGCGACCACCGAAGAGGCCGCTGCGAATGGGCAGCCGCAGCCATCGCAAAATGGCGGCAACGCAACGGGAAAAGCAACCAGCGAGTTGCCTAATCAGACGAGCAACTACACGGTTACGCAATTGATATTGCGCGTCGTGCCTGCGAATTCAAAGTCAACTCAGCCCGTCACAGGTTTGGTTCGCGGCGGCTGGTTCGTGTTTCAACTGTAA
- a CDS encoding chemotaxis protein CheD produces MRRLAPDLPEFYLQPGEWRIVRSPSILKTVLGSCVSATFHAPRLATSAMCHPMLPTHSAKPLVRPDKDAACRYVDYVIREIAHQFDSLGATRREVEVKLFGGADVLASSRKNPTVGSMNAETALRVLQDEGFQLLASRLGGSCGIFIEFQTGTGEVLLRKLSGMSLPALAES; encoded by the coding sequence ATGCGCCGCCTCGCACCTGATCTGCCCGAGTTCTATCTCCAGCCTGGTGAATGGCGCATTGTGCGCAGTCCGTCCATTCTCAAAACGGTGCTCGGCTCTTGTGTCAGCGCCACCTTTCATGCGCCCCGCTTGGCCACCTCGGCGATGTGCCATCCTATGCTGCCTACGCACTCCGCCAAACCTCTCGTTCGTCCCGATAAGGACGCCGCGTGCCGCTACGTGGACTATGTGATCCGCGAGATTGCCCATCAATTCGATAGCCTCGGAGCCACGCGCCGCGAAGTGGAAGTAAAACTCTTTGGCGGTGCCGACGTTCTCGCTTCCTCGCGGAAAAACCCAACCGTCGGCTCAATGAATGCCGAGACCGCCTTGCGCGTGCTGCAGGACGAGGGCTTTCAATTGCTCGCATCGCGGCTCGGCGGAAGTTGCGGCATCTTTATCGAATTTCAAACAGGTACAGGAGAGGTTCTCCTGCGCAAGTTATCCGGAATGAGTCTGCCTGCGTTGGCGGAAAGCTGA
- a CDS encoding 4a-hydroxytetrahydrobiopterin dehydratase: protein MPALADHEIHSRLVTVPDWQIETGELVRTFLFKDFRASLAFVNKVGDLAEAAGHHPDIDIRYNKVRLALVTHDAGGITQKDFDLAAAADKLC, encoded by the coding sequence ATGCCCGCTCTCGCCGATCACGAAATCCATTCCCGCCTTGTCACGGTCCCCGACTGGCAGATCGAAACCGGGGAGCTCGTGCGCACATTCCTCTTCAAGGACTTCCGCGCCTCGCTGGCCTTCGTCAACAAGGTTGGTGACCTCGCTGAAGCGGCCGGCCATCATCCCGACATCGATATCCGCTACAACAAGGTTCGCCTCGCCCTCGTGACTCACGACGCCGGCGGCATCACGCAAAAGGATTTCGACCTCGCCGCCGCGGCAGACAAACTCTGCTAA